In Aquila chrysaetos chrysaetos chromosome 10, bAquChr1.4, whole genome shotgun sequence, the following proteins share a genomic window:
- the PPP1R7 gene encoding protein phosphatase 1 regulatory subunit 7 isoform X2 — MGGKSASKIKVETRVDKRIESEESGDEEGKKQAVRLVTDLSQQSLRDEQNGENSAGEAETPVDMETISLDPEAEDVDLNHFRIGKIEGFEVLKKVKTLCLRQNLIKRIENLEQLQTLRELDLYDNQIRKIENLESLVELEILDISFNVLRHIEGLDRLAQLKKLFLVNNKISKIENLSNLQMLQMLELGSNRIRAIENIDTLANLDSLFLGKNKITKLQNLDALTNLTVLSIQNNRLTKIEGLQSLVNLHELYLSHNGIEVIEGLENNNKLTMLDIASNRIKKIENISHLTELQEFWMNDNLIESWSDLDELKGAKNLETVYLERNPLQKDPQYRRKIMLALPTVRQIDATFVRF, encoded by the exons ATGGGAGGAAAAAGTGCATCCAAAATCAAAGTAGAAACAAGGG TTGATAAGCGGATTGAATCGGAGGAGTCAGGAGACgaagaagggaagaagcaaGCAGTTCGCTTAGTAACAGACCTCAGTCAGCAGAGCCTGAGAGATGAGCAGAATGGCGAGAACTCCGCAG gagaagcagagacGCCAGTGGACATGGAAACAATTAGCCTGGACCCAGAAGCTGAG gaTGTTGACTTGAATCATTTTCGAATTGGGAAGATTGAAGGATTTGAGGTGCTCAAGAAAGTGAAG ACTTTGTGTCTCCGTCAGAATTTGATTAAGCGCATTGAGAACCTGGAGCAATTGCAGACCTTGCGGGAACTGGATCTCTATGACAATCAAATTCGGAAGATTGAGAACTTGGAGTCTCTGGTGGAACTTGA GATCCTGGACATCTCCTTTAATGTTCTGCGACACATTGAAGGACTAGATCGTCTTGCCCAACTGAAAAAACTATTCCTTGTCAACAACAAAATCAGCAAAATTGAGAATTTGAGCAACTTGCAGATGCTACAGATGTTAGAGTTGGGATCCAATCGAATTCGG GCAATTGAAAACATCGATACTTTGGCTAATCTTGATAGTCTGTTCCttggaaagaataaaatcacCAAGCTCCAGAACTTGGATGCGCTGACAAACTTGACTGTGCTCAGTATACAG AATAACCGTCTGACCAAGATTGAGGGGCTGCAGAGCTTGGTGAATTTGCACGAGTTGTACCTCAGCCACAATGGGATCGAAGTCATCGAGGGACTGGAGAACAAT AACAAACTCACAATGCTGGACATTGCATCCAACAGAATCAAGAAGATTGAAAATATCAGTCACCTAACAGAGCTGCAGGAGTTCTGG ATGAACGATAATCTCATCGAGAGCTGGAGCGACCTGGATGAGCTGAAAGGAGCGAAGAACTTGGAAACTGTGTATCTGGAGCGAAACCCCTTGCAGAAGGATCCCCAGTACCGGCGCAAAATCATGCTGGCCCTCCCGACTGTCCGGCAGATTGATGCCACATTTGTTCGATTCTGA
- the PPP1R7 gene encoding protein phosphatase 1 regulatory subunit 7 isoform X1 yields the protein MAAESGEGPQEMMEVDKRIESEESGDEEGKKQAVRLVTDLSQQSLRDEQNGENSAGEAETPVDMETISLDPEAEDVDLNHFRIGKIEGFEVLKKVKTLCLRQNLIKRIENLEQLQTLRELDLYDNQIRKIENLESLVELEILDISFNVLRHIEGLDRLAQLKKLFLVNNKISKIENLSNLQMLQMLELGSNRIRAIENIDTLANLDSLFLGKNKITKLQNLDALTNLTVLSIQNNRLTKIEGLQSLVNLHELYLSHNGIEVIEGLENNNKLTMLDIASNRIKKIENISHLTELQEFWMNDNLIESWSDLDELKGAKNLETVYLERNPLQKDPQYRRKIMLALPTVRQIDATFVRF from the exons ATGGCGGCGGAGAGCGGAGAGGGACCGCAGGAGATGATGGAGG TTGATAAGCGGATTGAATCGGAGGAGTCAGGAGACgaagaagggaagaagcaaGCAGTTCGCTTAGTAACAGACCTCAGTCAGCAGAGCCTGAGAGATGAGCAGAATGGCGAGAACTCCGCAG gagaagcagagacGCCAGTGGACATGGAAACAATTAGCCTGGACCCAGAAGCTGAG gaTGTTGACTTGAATCATTTTCGAATTGGGAAGATTGAAGGATTTGAGGTGCTCAAGAAAGTGAAG ACTTTGTGTCTCCGTCAGAATTTGATTAAGCGCATTGAGAACCTGGAGCAATTGCAGACCTTGCGGGAACTGGATCTCTATGACAATCAAATTCGGAAGATTGAGAACTTGGAGTCTCTGGTGGAACTTGA GATCCTGGACATCTCCTTTAATGTTCTGCGACACATTGAAGGACTAGATCGTCTTGCCCAACTGAAAAAACTATTCCTTGTCAACAACAAAATCAGCAAAATTGAGAATTTGAGCAACTTGCAGATGCTACAGATGTTAGAGTTGGGATCCAATCGAATTCGG GCAATTGAAAACATCGATACTTTGGCTAATCTTGATAGTCTGTTCCttggaaagaataaaatcacCAAGCTCCAGAACTTGGATGCGCTGACAAACTTGACTGTGCTCAGTATACAG AATAACCGTCTGACCAAGATTGAGGGGCTGCAGAGCTTGGTGAATTTGCACGAGTTGTACCTCAGCCACAATGGGATCGAAGTCATCGAGGGACTGGAGAACAAT AACAAACTCACAATGCTGGACATTGCATCCAACAGAATCAAGAAGATTGAAAATATCAGTCACCTAACAGAGCTGCAGGAGTTCTGG ATGAACGATAATCTCATCGAGAGCTGGAGCGACCTGGATGAGCTGAAAGGAGCGAAGAACTTGGAAACTGTGTATCTGGAGCGAAACCCCTTGCAGAAGGATCCCCAGTACCGGCGCAAAATCATGCTGGCCCTCCCGACTGTCCGGCAGATTGATGCCACATTTGTTCGATTCTGA